TCTCGCCGTCGACGACGACGCAGCCGATGCCCGCGCGGTCCGTGCTCGGCGCGGCCGAGACGGTGTTCCCCAACGTGGCCGCGGTCGGCGGCGCGCTGCGCGAGATGCTGCCCGAGGGCGTGCTGCGCTCCGGCGACGCCGACGCGAAGGCGCACATCGCCGACAACGAGACCGTGCTCGCCGACTTCGTCTCCGACCAGGGCTTCACCACCCGCTCGGCGGACCTCAACGGCGACGGCCTGTCGCTGATGTTCACCCGCGACACGCACGCCACCGCGGGCAGCCCCGACGACCTGGTCGGCGTGCTCATCGAGGCCGTGCCGCGCGCCGAGCAGGCGTACGAGCCGGGCTCCGGCTACGGCACGTTCGACCGGCCCACGGCGCCGGTGGACCAGAACGGCACCGGCCGCAACGTGCCGGGCACGACGCTCAAGGGCGAGTTCACCGGCAAGAACACCGTCGAGCACAGCGACGGCGCGAAGTCCGCCACCGCGCTCGGCGGCGGCGGTGGCCTGCGCGGCGGCCTCGTGTCGGACGGCTCGACCCGCACCGTCGACCTGCACGGACAGCACGTGCAGCGGGTGGAGGACTCCCGGACCACGCTGGAATCCTCCTCGGGCACCGGGCGCGGGCACGGCTGGAAGTCGTCCGACGTGCGCTCCGACCAGGACCTGGTGGACTACCGGATCACCGTGACCGGCAAGGACGGCGTGCTCGACCAGCGCATCGTCGACGGCGGCGTGGCCACCACCTACACCGGCGGCAAGCTCGCGCCGAGCAGCGGCCCGCGCGCGGCCCGCGACGACGCCGACGGCGCGTTCCGCGAGGTGCGCCACGACTCCCCGCGGCGCCCCGAGGGCTGGCGTCCGGGCGCGCTGCCCGACCACTTCGCCGTGCACGCGCTGGACCTGCCTTCCGGGCTGAGCAAGCAGATCACCGGCGAGCTGCTCGGCGGCCTCGGCGAGCACGGGCACGTCGCGCAGCACCAGGTGAACCGGTTCGCCGGGCGGGAACGCCTCGCGACGAACCTGGACGGCGTCACCAGCGGCACCTACCGGACTCCGGTGCAGCGCTACGCGGGCGGCGGGCTGCTCGGCGCCGAGGACCGCCTCGGCGACGCGAAGATCTCCGCCGCGCTGAGCAACCCGCGCATCTCCGGTCCGCCGCAGAAGGTCGAGCTCAGCTTCATCAGCAAGACCAGCGGCGCCACCGGCCACGGCACCGAGAACGCCACCGGCCACGACTCGACCGTCCGCGCCCGCTACGCCGGGCACCAGCCCGGCCAGCAGTTCACCGCGATGCCGATCACGGGCTACACGAACTCGCCGTCGAACGCGGCGGGCCGCTCCGCCGCGCACGAGTTCGAGCACACCACGACCACCACCTACAAGGGCCCGGCCTACCTGGTCACCTACGACACGAGCACGCTGCTCGGCGGCCGGGACGCGCACGACGGCGACGCCGGCGGCCCCTGGAAGCACAGCGAGGCGCACAAGGCCGACTCGGTGCAGGTGTGGGTCCCCACTTCGGAGATCGACCAGGTCGGGCTCTCCGACGCGGACCTGCCGGACCGCGCCGCCGACGAGTCCACCTTCGAACCGTCCACGTTCGACGCCGACGGCCACGCCCCGGCGACGATCCGCCCGGAGGTCACCGAACGACTGCTCGACGGGATCAGGGAAGCGCTGCGCGAGGTGCCGCACGACGAGGTGCCCGCCTCGGCGCTGCGCCGGTTCGGCGACTACCTGTCCGGGCTGGCCGAGCCGCTGGTGTTCGGTTCCGCCGACCAGCACGCGCGCGCCGACCTGCTCAACCAGAGCATCCGCGACATCGCGCCGCGCGGCCTCGGCTCGCTGTACTCGGACCTGCGCGGACCGGGCAAGACCTGGTCGACGACGGTGAAGGGCCCGCTCGGCGCCGTCGACGTCACGCTCAACCTGAAGGGCCGCCCCGGCCCCGGCACCTTCGACGGCGTCGAGAGCGGCTGGAGCGACAAGCGCGAGACGAAGACCACCGACAGCGAGACCACGACCACCACCACCGGCCACGCGCACCGCATCGCGCCGATGGTGCTGGCCCGCGGGCACACCACCGACGGGACCGGCGGCGCACTGCTGGCGCAGCCCGGCGTGACGCTGAAGTCCGAGGGCAAGCTCACCGAGTCGACCAGCACCGACAGCTCCCGCCAGGTCACCACCAAGGGCGACGTCGCGAAGTTCCGCCACGACCTCGACCTGGACCTGACGGTGCAGAAGACGGCGCACGCCAACCACGCGCCGCGCACCCTCACCGGGGGCCTCGCCGACCTGCTCCTGCCCGAGCACCCCGCGGTGACCCGCTCGCTGCCCACCGCGAAGGACGCCGTGCACACGCACGTGCCGGTGGCCTCGCTCGCGACCGGCGAGCACCAGCCGGGGCGGATCGAGTCGCTGCCCAGCGGACACCGGCAGACCGCGGCGAACTCGGACGCGGTGCACTCCGCCGTGCAGGACGTGCTCGACGGCAGCATGCCCGGCGAGTCCGGCCGCACGCCGCCGCCGGTGCCCGAGCGGGCCACCTGGGCGCGGCAGGCCGTCAACACCGGCACCAGCACCAGCGCCCTCTCGGCGCACCTGCCGGCCGCCATGACCGAGCGCGGCCACCGCGTCGACGGGCTCGACCACGACAGCCACTACAGCGCCGGATTCGGCCACGGCGACCGGCTGAAGTCGCTCACCTTCCACGCCGACCTGGCGGACGCGCACGTCACCAAGCTCGGCGACGACGGCGGGTTCAAGAGCAAGGAATCCACGACGATCGCCACCAAGGAGCAGCACAAGAGCGGTCCGGGGTTGAAGCTCAACGCCCGGGTGCCGCTGGACTCCTCGGCCGACCCGCGCGCCATCGCGGGACGCGCCGGCGGCGCGAACTACCGCAACGCGCCGCAGCTCACGCTCGCCGGGCCCGCGTTCGACTGGACGACCACCACGAAGGCGGACTCGAAGACCAAGCAGCACGAGAGCGACCGCAAGTCCGACGGCCCGATGTACCTGGTGCGGGCCACCGCGAACTGGACGATCACGCCCGAGTACACCGGCAACGCGCCCGCCGAGTGGAGCACGCCGCGCACCGCGCGGGACCGCGCCTACATCCACACCGACGAGGACGGCCTGCGCGAGATGGGCCTGCGGCCCCCGCGCGAGCAGGGCCCGGAGGCGCCGCGGACGGAGGACTCCCCGTCCACGGCGGCGGATCGCGCGCCGGACCAGTCCACTTCGGACACGCGGACGGACTCCCCGGTCCGCGCGGACGAAGGCGCCCAGCGCCCCGACGACGGCCAGCGGTCCGAGGACGGGCAGCGGTCCGACGACGGCCAGCACACCGACGACGGGCAGCACGCGGAGACCGTCCAGCGCGCCGAGGACGTCCAGCAGTCCCGCGACGGTGAGGACTCGCCGACCGCGACCGAGCCGCGCGACCGCGCTCTCGACGAGGACGACTCCCCTGCCTCGCTGGAGGACTACGAGTACGGCGACTCCGACGCGGAGTACGGCGCCACCCACACCACCCGCGCCGACCGGCAGCCCCGGTACCCGGACGGCTACGGCGACGGCAGCTACTACCAGAGCTACCCGCAGGGCTACGGCTCCGGATCCCACTACCCCACGACGGGCTACGACCAGTCGGCCACGCCGGGCACCACGGTGCCGGTCGCCCGGTACACCGACCCGAACCTCAAGATCAACGGCTGGGACAATCGGGGCAAGAAGATCAAGTTCCGGCTGAGCGAGATCTACTACCGCCCGCTGCCGGGCAGCGACGACAGCACCACGGGCGTGTCCTTCCACCGCACCACGAACTACTCGCTCAACGCGAACTCGGCGACGTTCGTGCAGACCCTGCCGGGCGAGACGCCCGCGCACGCGTCCGGGCGCACCAAGCGGCCCGACCACCAGTGGAACAACGGGCGCACCTTCTTCGCCGAGATCCCGCGCGACGGCGAGGACTTCAAGCTGGTCCTCACCGACGGCGCCGCCGCGTCGATCTCCCCGGAGACGCTGGGCACGGTGCTGGAGCAGGTGACGCAGTTCGACCGGTTCGGCGACACCGACGCCCGGTTCCGGGTGGCGCTGCTGACCTCGTCCAAGGCCAACTTCAAGGGCGTCGCCGACCAGCTGCACAAGGGCTGGTTCGACGGCACGGTGCTGCGCAACCGCGGCGCCGTCTCGCAACTGCCCGACGGCCGGTTCGGCGTCGAGGACAACCAGGGCTGGGCCGGTTACCGCGGCACCAGCAAGAAGACGCTGCACGGCACCTACGGGTCCGGCAACGTCCGCAACATCAAGTTCTTCGAGCGCTACCTGCCGGGCTCGACGGAGATCCCCGACGCGGAAGTGCCGCTGACCTCCACCGACAAGGAATACCGGCCGATCGAGTTCACCCAGGACGAAGTCGTGCGCAACACCAGCTCCGTCAAGACCGCCGGGTTCACCCGCATCAACGGTGTCAACTTCTTCACCAAGCAGGGCGAGCTCGACGGCGAGAACCACATCGCCTCGGAGATCGACCGGATGCGGTACATCGTGCGGACCTCCCCGGGCGAGCCGTTCCGCAACGTCCGCAACCGGTACCTGGACAAGATCTTCAGCGAGGACCCGGAGCAGCGCCTGGCCCGCGTCCCGTGGAAGGTCGACGAGCGCGTCGTCTACGACGCGAAGCGCGACCGCACGCACGACGCCGACGTCGGGCCGAGCCTGATCAGCACGCACGGCAACGACGAGGAGATCGCCCTGCACCTGCAGCGGGGCAAGACGCGCACCGAGATGTGGCTGCCCGGCGACACCTACCTGAAGCTGCTGGTGCAGATGCCGGAGTTCCAGAAGATGTACGCCGCCAGCCCGGAGAGCGAGTTCCTGCTCACCAGCTGCGACACCGGCGCCCCCGAAGGCAAGGTGTTCATGGCGTTCCTGAACCAGGCCCGGACCTTCGGGATGGGCAACATGTTCTATTCGGGGCGGGACTCGGTGTCGGTGCGCTCGACCCGGAAGGCGGCGTTCATCTCGGTGGACAACAACCAGGGCTGGATGTCCGGCTCCGTGGAGAACGGCCGCATCAAGCGCGCCTTCCACAAGTACACGACCTACAGCACCGAGCCCGCCGCGGAGTGAGGCTCGGCCCCGGCCGCGAGCAGGCGGGGTGGCCGCACGGGGCAGACTTGAGGTGTCGCGGGCCGCGGCGCGCGGCGAGAACGGCGATCAACGGGAGAGTTCGGTGCACGACGACAGCACGGCGCCTGGTGCGGGCGACGCCGAGCAGCGGTGGGCGCTCGTCCTCGACCCGGCGTGGCAGCCCACCGCCGAAGGCGAGGCCCCGCCGATCGAAGCGGTGCTCGGCGCCTGGGCGCTCGACTCCGACGGTGTCACCGGGCCGTTCCGCGCCAACCCCGGCTACGTGCCCTCCGGCCCCGGCTCGCCCACCGACCCGGTGGACGCGGCGGTGCGCGGCGCGGCGCGCGGCGAGCACGACGAGGCGGCCGTGCTGGCCACGATGCGCGACGCGCTGTTCGGCATCGCGCTCGACGAGCAGGGCGCGGCGATCGTGGCGCCCGCTCCCGACGACGTGCCCTCGGTGCTGGTGACCACTTCGCCCGCGCACACCTGGCGGGTCGACGCGCCCACCTGGCAGGAGATCACCGCGAAGGACCTCGCCGACTCGCTGCCCGCCGAGGGCGTCGACCTGCTGCTCAACCCGGGCGCTCCGGAGTCGATGCGGATCGCGGCGATCGCGTTCAAGACCGTCGTCGCCGACACCGACCCCGTCGTGCTCGGCGATCCGCCGTTCCCGGCCTGAGCACTCCCCGAAAGGACCCGGCATGGCGGACACCTCCCCCACCGACACCGCGCCCACGGACACCGGCAGGGACCAGTGGGCGCTGCTCGTCGACCCCGGCTGGCAGCCGGAGGACGAAGACGCCGAGGTACCGGAGTCGGCGATCGTCGGCGCGTGGCTCGTCGAGGCCGACGGCACCACCCGCACGTTCCGGGCGAACCACCTGTTCCAGCCGTCGAGCCCGGACGTGCCGACCGATCCGGTGGACGCCGAGCTGAAGCTGGTGCTGCGCGGCGAATCCGACACCGCGTCGCTGCTCGGCACGCTGCGCCCCGCCGAGCTCTGGATCGCCGTGGACGAGCAGGGCGCCGCGATCGTGACGCCCGCCCCCGACGACGTGCCCTCGGTGCTGGTGGCGACCGCGCCCGTGCAGGCCCAGCAGCTGGAAGTGCCCGGCTGGCAGGAGATCGGCGCGACCGAGCTCGCCGCGGAACTCCCCGCCGACGGGGTCGACGTGCTGCTCAACCCCGGCGGCGCGGCCTCGGTGCGGATCGGCGCGCAGGAGTTCCGCGACGCCGTCGCCGACGAGGACGCCGCCGGGCAGCCGGTAGTGACCACGTCCGCGACGCCGGAGGCGGCACCGGCTCCGGCGGCGCGGGCGGACGGGCCGAATCCCGGCGACCCGGCCGCCGAGCACGCGCCGGCCACCGCTCAGCGGGCCACCGCCGCCGCACCGCCCGCCGCGACGGGCGAACCCGCGCCCGCCACCGCCGAGCACTTCGCGGCCGACCTCGCGGCCTGGCGGCCCATGACCGCCCCGGACGCCGAGCAGCCGCCCTACCCGGCCGAAGAGCTCGACGGGTTCGACGACCCGCTGCCGCCGCCACCGTCGTTCCCCGGCAAGCACTGACCCCCGACCCCGCCCACGACCGCAGGAGCACCGATGGCAGCCGACGACACCCCGAACCAGGAAACCGAGGACCAGTGGATCCTGCTGGTCGACCCGGCCTGGACCCCGGAATCAGACGACGCCAGGCCACCGGAGGAGGCGGTCGTCGGCGGCTGGTTCGTGCCCGCGGACGGCACCGCGCAGCGGTTCGAGCCGAACCCGAACTACGAACCGTCCTCGGAGGATTCGGCGACCGACCCGGTCGACGCGACGCTGCGGCTCGTGGTGCAGGGCCAGGCGGAAGGGGACGCGCTGCTGGCGACCTTGCGGGACGCGGTGCTGAGCATCGCCGTCGACGAGCAGGGCGAGGCGATCGTCGTGCCCTCCCCGGACGACGTGCCGTCGGTGCTGGCGGTGACCGCGCCCGCGCACTCCGCCCGGCTCGACGTCCCGAACTTCCGCGAGGTCAGCACCCGGGAACTCGCCGAAGCGCTGCCCGACGAAGGCGTGGACGTGCTGCTCAACCCCGGTGCCCCGTCCTCGATGCGGCTGCTCGCGAGCGCGCTCAAGGAAGCGGCCGGTCCCGCCGCCGCGCCCGCCCCAGAACCCCCGTTCCGCGCCGAACCCTGACCCGCACCGCGCCGAACCTCGTTCGAGAGCCCGCGATTTCGCGAGGAATCGAACGCCCCCGGCGAGTCGGACACCCCTGTGGACAACCGCCCGCACTGGTCATCGGGGCCACGGATCGAAGGGTTCACCTCGTTCGGGGGATTCGATTTCTCGTGAAATCTCCGAATTCGTCCACACCGTGACAGGTGACGTCCAGGAGGTCAGCCGGGGTATTCGCCGGTGAGCATGGCAGCTGCCAGCTCCACCCGGGAGCGGTAGCCGATGCGGGCGAACATCCGGGTCAGCCTGCCCTCGACGCTCTTCTCCGTGGCGCCGAACACCACCGCCATCTGGCGGTTCGTGAGGCCCTCCGTGACCAGCACCGCCAGCAGCCGCTCGTTCTCCGCGGTCGTGGCGCCCCTGCTCGGGATCGGCACGTTGTGGTCGCGCATCACCTGGCGCAGCCGCGACCGCAGCAGCAGCGCGCCGAGCCCGTCGGAGAGCCGGTACGCCTCGGGCAGCAGCTCCGCGGTCCGGTAGCCGGCCTGCGCGAGCAGCGTGAACAGCAGCGTCGTCTCGTACGGCTGGCCGCGGCGCCGCGCCAGCACCACCGCCTGCTCCGCCGCCGCGGTGTCGCCGAGCACCCGCATCCGGGTCAGCAGGTGCGCGATGCGCGCCTTGCCGGTGCCGAGCCGCTCGGCGAGCTTCTCCAGCCGCAGCAACGCTTCCTTCGCCTCGTCGACGTCGCCGCGCTCGTTCGCGCGGACCGCGACGTGCGCCCAGATGTGCTCGGTGCCGAACGCGACCCCGTCCGCTTCGGCCCGCGCCAGCCCGGTGCGCAGCGCTTCGTCGGCGGCGTCGAGCTCGCCGAGCACCTGCGACACCCGCGCCTCGGCGAAGTCGAACAGGTACCGCATCGGCCCCGCGCGGCCCGTTTCGATCATCTGCCGGGCGCGGCTGAGCATGCCGCCCTCGGTGTGCAGCAGCGCCGCGCCCAGGTACATCATCGGCTGCCCCATCGGGCGGGACAGGTTCGGCGCGGTCGCCATGGTGCGGCGGGCGGTGGCCATCGCCCGGAACCAGTCCCCGCGCATGAACTCGATCTGGAACTGGTCGGTGCCCGAGAGCAGAGTCGTCTCGAACTCGTTGCGCCGCAGCAGTTCCATCGCCCGGTCGAGTTCGCCGAGCCCCAGCAGCATGTTCGTCTGGTGGCGGATCTCCTCGAAGTGCTGGTCCGGCACGTCCCGGGCGCGCCACAGCTCCGGGCGGTCCACGAACCGGAACAGCTCGGTGGTGTCGCCCTGCGACACGGTCGCGCCGATCAGCGCGATGTTGCCGAAGTCCTCGGTGATCGGGTCGCCGCCGGTCCACACCTCGCGCTGCTCCTCCAGCAGCGCCGCGCACTCGCCCCATCGCCCCAGCATCCCCAGCGCCACGATGCGGGCCACCACCCGCTGCGCCGGACCACCGGGCAGCGGCTGGCCGGTGCCGTCGGCGATGCGCGCCAGCTCCGCGCAATCCCCGGTGGCGGCGGCGGAGACCAGGTAGATCACCTCGGCCTGCTGCAGCAAGGTGAACGGCAGGTCCTCGGCGTGGCGCCACAGCAGCAGCCGGATGCTGTCGGCGGCCTCCGCCGCGCGGTAGTGCATGGTGCAGGTCCCGGCGTGCGCGAGCAGCGTCAGCGCGCGGGCCTGCGGCTCGGTGACCTTCTCCGTCGCGGAACGCAGCCAGCGCACCGCCTTGCCGCCGTCGTCGAACAT
This window of the Saccharopolyspora gloriosae genome carries:
- a CDS encoding type VII secretion system-associated protein; protein product: MHDDSTAPGAGDAEQRWALVLDPAWQPTAEGEAPPIEAVLGAWALDSDGVTGPFRANPGYVPSGPGSPTDPVDAAVRGAARGEHDEAAVLATMRDALFGIALDEQGAAIVAPAPDDVPSVLVTTSPAHTWRVDAPTWQEITAKDLADSLPAEGVDLLLNPGAPESMRIAAIAFKTVVADTDPVVLGDPPFPA
- a CDS encoding type VII secretion system-associated protein, giving the protein MAADDTPNQETEDQWILLVDPAWTPESDDARPPEEAVVGGWFVPADGTAQRFEPNPNYEPSSEDSATDPVDATLRLVVQGQAEGDALLATLRDAVLSIAVDEQGEAIVVPSPDDVPSVLAVTAPAHSARLDVPNFREVSTRELAEALPDEGVDVLLNPGAPSSMRLLASALKEAAGPAAAPAPEPPFRAEP
- a CDS encoding AAA family ATPase, with the translated sequence MADGARRVGKSGTTEAGALGVDAAEALTARLHGREEIIAELVGSTKRGGPPLTVVSGEAGSGRSAVLDALRGELAGARVLNLNASEHDRRTAFGALYRLLSDLDGPDPSAAGVRTSVLGVVARLSGSPSAAAAPSTATQLAMAVFSAARRYLPLVVLIDDAQWLDDATAALLEPLVQHMSGSPISMVLTVRTDVARDAVTAPLRRLRDAGLARTVTLRPLTRRQSQQIIAETVRANPDAALVDELHRASRGLPAALVAGLAGHREARSLRVVDRHAYLVRTNERPVISGRHPLLLPVRDAGDVEWATARAMSVLAPLGTAAPALIADSAAIERDAVRESIDRLVRLRVLVPSGAGWRFRVPMVRAALEASLGPFERRNLAALAVTALWDGSAETDDPGYLPDRLVDAGKLIDPQRAGQELLAHGVQAMFDDGGKAVRWLRSATEKVTEPQARALTLLAHAGTCTMHYRAAEAADSIRLLLWRHAEDLPFTLLQQAEVIYLVSAAATGDCAELARIADGTGQPLPGGPAQRVVARIVALGMLGRWGECAALLEEQREVWTGGDPITEDFGNIALIGATVSQGDTTELFRFVDRPELWRARDVPDQHFEEIRHQTNMLLGLGELDRAMELLRRNEFETTLLSGTDQFQIEFMRGDWFRAMATARRTMATAPNLSRPMGQPMMYLGAALLHTEGGMLSRARQMIETGRAGPMRYLFDFAEARVSQVLGELDAADEALRTGLARAEADGVAFGTEHIWAHVAVRANERGDVDEAKEALLRLEKLAERLGTGKARIAHLLTRMRVLGDTAAAEQAVVLARRRGQPYETTLLFTLLAQAGYRTAELLPEAYRLSDGLGALLLRSRLRQVMRDHNVPIPSRGATTAENERLLAVLVTEGLTNRQMAVVFGATEKSVEGRLTRMFARIGYRSRVELAAAMLTGEYPG
- a CDS encoding type VII secretion system-associated protein encodes the protein MADTSPTDTAPTDTGRDQWALLVDPGWQPEDEDAEVPESAIVGAWLVEADGTTRTFRANHLFQPSSPDVPTDPVDAELKLVLRGESDTASLLGTLRPAELWIAVDEQGAAIVTPAPDDVPSVLVATAPVQAQQLEVPGWQEIGATELAAELPADGVDVLLNPGGAASVRIGAQEFRDAVADEDAAGQPVVTTSATPEAAPAPAARADGPNPGDPAAEHAPATAQRATAAAPPAATGEPAPATAEHFAADLAAWRPMTAPDAEQPPYPAEELDGFDDPLPPPPSFPGKH